A window of the Tursiops truncatus isolate mTurTru1 chromosome 14, mTurTru1.mat.Y, whole genome shotgun sequence genome harbors these coding sequences:
- the ATP6V1E2 gene encoding V-type proton ATPase subunit E 2, whose product MALSDVNVQKQIKQMMAFIEQEANEKAEEIDAKAEEEFSIEKGRLVQTQRLKIMEYYEKKEKQIEQQKKIQMSAMRNQARLKVLRARNDLVSELLNDAKLRLSRLVADPVFYQGLLDKLVLQGLLRLLEPVVIVRCRPQDLLLVEAAVQKAIPQYTTVSHKRVEVQVDRGVQLAADAAGGVEVYSGDQRIMVSNTLESRLDLLSQQKMPEIRKALFGASANRKFFL is encoded by the coding sequence ATGGCCCTGAGTGATGTCAATGTGCAGAAGCAGATTAAGCAGATGATGGCTTTCATTGAGCAGGAAGCCAACGAGAAGGCAGAAGAGATAGATGCCAAGGCTGAGGAAGAGTTCAGCATTGAGAAGGGACGCCTTGTGCAAACCCAGCGACTGAAGATTATGGAGTAttatgagaagaaagagaagcagatAGAGCAGCAGAAGAAAATCCAGATGTCTGCCATGAGGAATCAGGCAAGGCTGAAAGTCCTGAGAGCCCGAAACGACCTCGTCTCAGAGTTGCTGAATGATGCAAAGCTGAGACTCAGCAGGCTCGTGGCAGACCCAGTATTTTACCAGGGGCTGCTGGATAAACTCGTGCTCCAGGGTCTGCTCCGACTGCTGGAGCCCGTGGTGATTGTACGCTGCAGGCCGCAGGACCTCCTCCTGGTGGAGGCTGCAGTGCAAAAAGCCATCCCTCAATACACGACAGTCTCCCACAAACGTGTGGAAGTCCAAGTTGACAGAGGGGTGCAACTGGCTGCAGATGCGGCTGGAGGTGTGGAGGTCTACAGTGGTGATCAGAGAATAATGGTTTCCAATACTCTGGAAAGTCGACTGGATCTCTTATCCCAGCAAAAGATGCCAGAAATACGAAAGGCCTTGTTTGGAGCCAGTGCCAACAGGAAGTTCTTTCTATAA